The Brassica napus cultivar Da-Ae chromosome C7, Da-Ae, whole genome shotgun sequence genome has a segment encoding these proteins:
- the LOC106393225 gene encoding putative F-box/FBD/LRR-repeat protein At1g22000 yields MENRICDLPDDLILQIMLFVPTKDAVATTILSKRWRFISALLPILEYKDSGSGTIGWFIEKSLQLHKAPKLEKLAVELGPHSPVDVDVEKCLENAVNRGVHDLDINLLWSAELTSFPKSLYTCDTLVDLVLSNKIIVDVPSPVSLPSLLSLSLINVVYKDEDSLAGILSSSSVLNWLMVERRVDDNLTHFTVKVSTLETLYYTGAWPMDEAVEEGDDDDDDDLIGSLVIDTPALDDISLINICEDCCLIDTMPCLDVAYISHVIYPDDKFLKSLSFVKHLHLCLTNSMVGSSNDIKFSRLIEFYFLTKTVDWLEPLMFFLQNSPKLKFLTIHTEHESPSPPWNQPSSIPGCLSFQLEIFVWNNYEGRDDEKQLLSYILANSECLKRAEINPIATCNLEERQKEIQSMPRISTSSRLLFPTQMNRWFDGYCYRH; encoded by the exons ATGGAAAATAGGATCTGTGATTTGCCTGACGATTTGATTCTTCAGATCATGCTCTTCGTCCCCACAAAAGATGCAGTAGCCACCACAATCCTGTCTAAGCGATGGCGTTTCATATCCGCTCTGCTTCCTATACTCGAGTACAAAGACAGCGGCAGCGGGACCATTGGGTGGTTTATTGAGAAGTCTTTGCAACTCCATAAGGCACCAAAACTAGAGAAGCTGGCTGTTGAACTCGGTCCACATTCTCCTGTTGACGTTGATGTGGAGAAGTGTCTTGAGAATGCAGTTAATCGAGGTGTGCACGACTTAGATATCAATCTCCTCTGGAGCGCAGAGCTCACAAGCTTTCCAAAGAGCCTCTACACATGCGACACTCTCGTTGATTTAGTTCTGTCCAACAAGATTATAGTGGATGTTCCTTCCCCGGTTAGCCTACCATCTCTCTTATCTCTTTCTCTCATCAACGTGGTGTACAAAGACGAAGACTCTCTTGCTGGAATTTTATCAAGTTCCTCTGTTCTAAACTGGCTGATGGTGGAACGACGTGTGGATGACAACTTGACACACTTTACCGTGAAAGTGTCTACCTTAGAAACATTATATTATACAGGTGCTTGGCCCATGGATGAGGCCGTAGAGGAaggggatgatgatgatgatgatgatctcatTGGGTCGTTGGTAATAGATACCCCTGCATTAGATGATATAAGCTTAATTAACATTTGCGAAGACTGTTGCTTGATAGATACTATGCCGTGTCTTGATGTGGCATACATAAGCCATGTTATTTACCCCGATGACAAGTTTCTGAAATCTCTTTCTTTTGTCAAACATCTGCACTTGTGTTTGACCAATTCGATG GTTGGTAGCAGTAACGACATTAAATTCTCTCGGCTCATAGAGTTTtactttttaacaaaaacaGTAGATTGGTTGGAACCACTTATGTTTTTCCTTCAAAATTCTCCTAAACTGAAATTTCTTACGATCCACACG GAACATGAGAGTCCCTCACCTCCCTGGAACCAGCCGAGTTCTATTCCGGGATGCTTATCATTTCAGCTAGAGATCTTTGTGTGGAACAACTATGAAGGAAGAGATGATGAGAAACAACTACTGTCATACATTCTTGCTAACTCAGAGTGTTTAAAGAGAGCGGAGATAAATCCCATAGCAACCTGCAATCTTGAAGAGAGACAAAAGGAGATACAATCTATGCCTAGGATTTCAACATCATCTCGGCTTCTATTCCCCACTCAAATGAATCGGTGGTTTGACGGATACTGTTATCGTCACTAg